One Streptomyces lincolnensis genomic region harbors:
- a CDS encoding glycoside hydrolase family 43 protein: MPRPSRRQFLGMTATVPLAATGALTLGAGTAHAADSAYVMGYFTESPDMLAANYGLHLAVSTDGLNWTPLNQNNPVVTPTAGAGGLRDPFILRKQNGTFVVLATDLKGTDWTYNSQYIHVWDSTDLRSFTGYRRLKLHDMVTHSWAPEAYWDASRGQYGVIYSSVNSSGHNVIMVNYTGDFVTASAPQVFFDPGYDVIDGDLAIGVNGVNYLYYKRNSTLVGARSTSLNPGSFTPFSTPVSHGGTEAPTLVKSLTSGSTWYLWGDTWSPNGVFYAWQSNDLAAGTWTALDQKTYTQPLNSKHLTIHPITTTEYTNLLTKWGTPTWNRLKSYNFPARYVRHADYVGRIDPYAFDPYTDSLWKLVPGLADGAGVSFQSVSHPTRYLRHYSYAVRLDENDGTPAFAGDATFYRTAGLADSAWSSFRSYNNPTRYLRHTNYVLRIDPVSTATERQDATFRVGY, translated from the coding sequence ATGCCCCGCCCCTCCCGCAGACAGTTCCTCGGCATGACGGCCACCGTGCCGCTGGCCGCCACCGGTGCTCTGACCCTGGGCGCCGGGACCGCCCACGCCGCCGACTCGGCGTACGTCATGGGGTACTTCACCGAGTCCCCGGACATGCTGGCCGCGAACTACGGCCTGCACCTGGCCGTCAGCACCGACGGGCTGAACTGGACCCCCCTCAACCAGAACAACCCCGTCGTCACCCCGACCGCCGGGGCCGGCGGGCTGCGCGACCCCTTCATCCTGCGCAAGCAGAACGGCACGTTCGTGGTGCTGGCCACCGACCTGAAGGGCACCGACTGGACCTACAACAGCCAGTACATCCATGTCTGGGACTCCACCGACCTGCGGTCCTTCACCGGCTACCGGCGGCTGAAGCTGCACGACATGGTCACCCACAGCTGGGCGCCGGAGGCCTACTGGGACGCGAGCCGCGGCCAGTACGGGGTGATCTACTCCTCCGTGAACAGCAGCGGCCACAACGTCATCATGGTCAACTACACCGGCGACTTCGTGACCGCGAGCGCCCCTCAGGTCTTCTTCGACCCCGGCTACGACGTCATCGACGGGGACCTGGCGATCGGCGTGAACGGCGTCAACTACCTCTACTACAAGCGGAACTCGACCCTGGTCGGCGCCCGCTCCACCTCGCTGAACCCCGGCAGCTTCACACCCTTCAGCACCCCGGTGTCACACGGCGGCACCGAGGCGCCGACGCTGGTGAAGTCCCTGACGTCCGGCAGCACCTGGTACCTGTGGGGAGACACCTGGAGCCCCAACGGCGTCTTCTACGCCTGGCAGTCCAACGACCTGGCCGCCGGCACCTGGACGGCCCTGGACCAGAAGACCTACACCCAGCCGCTGAACTCCAAGCACCTCACGATCCACCCGATCACCACGACCGAGTACACCAACCTGCTGACCAAGTGGGGCACTCCCACCTGGAACCGGCTCAAGTCCTACAACTTCCCGGCGCGTTACGTCCGGCACGCGGACTACGTCGGCCGGATCGACCCGTACGCCTTCGACCCGTACACCGACTCCCTGTGGAAGCTGGTCCCGGGCCTCGCGGACGGCGCGGGCGTCTCCTTCCAGTCGGTGAGCCACCCGACCCGCTATCTGCGGCACTACAGCTACGCCGTCCGGCTCGACGAGAACGACGGGACGCCTGCGTTCGCCGGGGACGCGACCTTCTACCGCACGGCCGGGCTTGCCGACTCCGCCTGGTCCTCGTTCCGGTCGTACAACAACCCGACCCGGTACCTGCGGCACACCAACTACGTCCTGCGGATCGACCCCGTATCCACGGCCACGGAACGGCAGGACGCGACCTTCCGGGTCGGTTACTGA
- a CDS encoding ROK family protein — protein MVAGVDIGGTKTRVALCAPDLTVVDRLEVPTPAAAGGTAMVGAALDAVGQLLGRGDARLLGVGVGAAGVVDARTGRILVASDSFRDWAGFGVTAAVEAALGVPAFLDNDVNAFLRGEAAAGAVAGERQVLAMTLGTGVGGALWLDGTLYDGPHGAAGEIGHIPGFGGLPCTCGGRGHLETLASGRAIAARYGERTGRDLSAREVADAAAAGDPQARAVYEDAGAAVARAILVTAGLLDVTTVVIGGGVSRSWALLGPSVERALAAEPPVSGHPVRVLPAGLGGDAVAVGAAARARAELTEICEA, from the coding sequence GTGGTCGCGGGCGTCGACATCGGCGGCACCAAGACCCGGGTCGCCCTGTGCGCGCCGGACCTGACCGTCGTCGACCGCCTGGAGGTGCCTACCCCGGCGGCCGCGGGCGGGACGGCGATGGTCGGGGCCGCGCTGGACGCCGTAGGACAGCTGCTGGGCCGCGGGGACGCGCGGCTGCTGGGTGTCGGGGTCGGGGCGGCGGGGGTGGTGGACGCGCGGACCGGGCGGATCCTGGTGGCCAGCGACTCCTTCCGCGACTGGGCCGGGTTCGGGGTGACGGCGGCCGTCGAGGCGGCGCTCGGGGTGCCGGCCTTCCTGGACAACGACGTCAACGCGTTCCTGCGCGGCGAGGCGGCGGCCGGTGCGGTCGCGGGCGAGCGGCAGGTGCTCGCGATGACGCTCGGCACCGGGGTCGGCGGGGCGCTGTGGCTGGACGGCACGCTGTACGACGGTCCGCACGGGGCGGCGGGCGAGATCGGGCACATCCCGGGCTTCGGCGGGCTGCCGTGCACCTGCGGCGGCCGGGGCCATCTGGAGACCCTGGCCTCCGGACGGGCGATCGCCGCCCGGTACGGGGAGCGCACCGGGCGGGACCTGAGCGCACGGGAGGTGGCCGACGCGGCGGCGGCCGGTGATCCGCAGGCGCGCGCCGTGTACGAGGACGCGGGAGCGGCCGTGGCCCGGGCCATTCTGGTCACGGCGGGACTGCTGGACGTCACCACGGTCGTGATCGGCGGCGGCGTCAGCCGGTCCTGGGCGCTTCTCGGGCCGTCGGTGGAGCGGGCTCTGGCCGCCGAACCGCCGGTCAGCGGGCACCCGGTGCGGGTGCTGCCCGCCGGGCTCGGCGGGGACGCGGTGGCGGTGGGTGCGGCGGCGCGGGCGCGGGCGGAACTCACGGAAATCTGTGAAGCGTGA